A window of Gambusia affinis linkage group LG03, SWU_Gaff_1.0, whole genome shotgun sequence genomic DNA:
TGAACTTAGTTACATTAACCGGCATAAAAACCAATTAGCCAAACGTTTCACTTAACACTTATTTTAACTTgttctttaaaggtttttaataaCCATATGCATTCGTTGTTATAGAACAAATAAACGCAGCACTAAAATCAATAATGCTGCCATTATTGCACATATCTGgatttaataataatcatatactgtttgaaatttattttatgagaattaaaacattttaaagggcTAAAATGCCCCATACTATGACCTGAGTGAAGTTGTCCCTCCTACATTcttcaaatctaacaaaattgttgtcaaatgtttgtgttgcttttggtTTCAAGATATTAACTAAAGTTAAAAGGTCAATAAACCCTCCCACATTACCATATCTAACAAAATaggtgtcaaacgtttgtgccaCTAaccttttaaagatattaataaaaaacgTTTCCAGAAGACATCATCAATATCTTCAAAggaaaagcagcacaaataaaatttttgctaCACAAACATTGCCGAGTTGATTGACACTAAATTTGTTTGCTTATCTAAACGtgacctctggaaacttttttaattacatCTTCAAAATGAGAgcggcacaaacaaaacattttgctgcacaaacactTGACACCAGTTTTGTCAGATTTGGCTGATGTGTGGGCAGGCTAGCTGACCTTTAGACTTTTTAGctttcatgaatattaaaaaaaattgcaccacaaacaaaaaaaattgcagcaCAAATGTAGCTGAGTTAACACCAAAATTGtctgattttgtaaatgtgatcTCTAGAAACTTTTCTATtagcatctttaaaatgataacagcacaaacgaaaattttgTGTTAACACCAATATAGTCAGATCTGGGTAATGTGTGGGGGGGCTGGTTAATATCCTCAAAGCcatagcagcacaaacaaaaaacttttgcagCACAAATGTAGTTTGATTTGAAGACCTTCCATAACCTCTGCAAACATTCATcatcatattttaaatgattttggcacaaatggaaatttttgcttcacaaacgtttgacaccaattttgttagatttgaagACGGAGGACCAAATTCACTCATGTCCATGATTAAGATTAGTTATAGTCAGTATGTGACACTTTGCAGCAGTTTTTGCCTTCAAAAATGAAAGTCCTCTtagtttaaagagaaaaacaacaaaacacttttctgagagaattttcagatttttgggaTCTAAAAGCTGGAAAAGAAGCGATAGCTTGGGCTCATTTTGAATATCAGTTTGTTTCAATCGCACCATCTGAACTCAGGTGAGCTTCTGTCATGTGTGCAATTAATTTCAAAAGACAGAGGCTTTTTTCTACCCTGCAGGACGGCAACTCTTCAACTGGTAACGTTAGAGCCATTTCTCTGAAACTTGATTTTTCCTCCACAAAGAAACGTCGTGTTTTGTTCAACCACGAGGTTCAAATTTGAGATAATTTggtgactgtttttttttattgccttgatttaacatttaattgatCTGAAAAAGTTTTATCTGTTGCTTCTTTTTCAGGCTCAAGTATttagcagaaaataataaaacgttTGGAGAAGTTTAAACGCCTGGTGATTCATAACATAAACATTAACGGAACATATTTGATGGGTAGCTTGAGCGAGGATTGGGTATCACTTATCACTAATCAATAAGTTGAAGAAGGTAAACACAGATAAGATCATGAACTCGTAAAAATTGGAAAACCACAGAATATTtgaggataaaataaaataaaataaaataaaataaaataaaataaaataaaataaaataataaaataaagcatgagACCACAGAAACACACCCTGGATTACACATAATTgaaaaaatttctaaaaaactaTTTGCAGCTTTTATAAATGAAGGGCACAAATGGTAAACTGTAGAGAAATGCCACTGCATggccttttgaaaaaaaaacaaaaaccacataaAACATAATCTTCACAATGAAGGATCCATCACTGCATAAAGAAGACAAAGGAGCGATAATGTTCCAGGATCATCGTGAAGCCCTTCACAGAACTTTTCTctacttttaaatgttataaacaaaaatctgacacaaaaaatgttcaaatggaAGGAATATTTCCACCTCAAAGTCCTTCAAGATTTGTGCTTTTTTGGTATTGTGAAagcatataaaacaaacaaaagtaaaacgtTCACAGCAGCTGTTATCTTGACCTGCTTTCACAAAGAATCACTGATATTTTCACCTGCGTGAACTTTAACTGATCCCAGATCAGAGGAACGTCGAGGACAAATGAgcaagaggaaaacaaagacactttaaaaggaaaatgtggttAAAGAAGAACTGGGTTGATGTTTTAAAACCGTCATAAGAgggaaaaaagttcaaaggtcatGAACTTTACTGCATGTCAGAGCTGCACAAAAGCAGTCAGTTCTTTTAAGTACAGGACTGTGCGTTCCCGCCGCACAATCGGATCCCAGCAGCAGAACTGGGCCCCGTTTCTACCAGAGTCCGGCGCTAGCCCAGCTGGATCTGTCCTGAATAGGTGGTGAGGAGGAGCATGATGGCGAAGCCCGTCAGGAGTCCCGCATTCTGGATGCCGAAGGTGATGAGGAACCTGCTGCCACCTGCGTCCTCTTCCTCACGACTCACCTCGTTCATCTCTGGAaactgagacagaaaaaaaaatctgtttaatttaaatcaaaaagacaaataccattcataaaaattaaagaaataaatcacatttgcTCATATTTGAAGTCAACAAAAGCCAGTAAGCTGACtgatttctaaaaatgtttcagaaaaatcaaCTCCAACGTCAAACAATTAACAAATATGGCTTCTTTTTACAGGTTGAATGATGAGATAagataactaaatatttaatttgaagctaaatattaagcttgtgaaccaaatatttagtaaactaactaaatattttgttaagcTTGCTATTTAATctgaagctaaacatttagcttgctaatCATGTATTTAGTTACgcttgctaaataaatatttagtgagaagctaagctaaacatttagcttgctaactactGTCCTGGTTaacaagctaaatgtttaatgtgaggctaaatatttagcttgctaatcaaatatttagtttgctaattATTCGTTTAGCTTGATAACcgaatatttagtttgaagctaaatgtttagctcgCTAACCAAATACTTGGTTtgctaagtaaatatttaggtttaaagctaaatatttaggttgatAACTCAATAGTtagtaaactaaatatttagttgactTGCTGTCAAACTGCACATTAACTGCAAATtgctaattaattaaatatttagcttgcacTCTTAAGTTttctaatgaaatatttagtttgaaactgtgacgTACAAATGAATGAACATGgtcaaaatgattttgaaatgtGAACCCAAATTTCTTTGCTTATTGCTGTTAGtttttgactgtgtaactttagAAATTGCACCACATGCACATTTTCCCATAATGCAAAGCTGTATGTGGGTCATAAATGGGCTAATGGTCCCAAAGGCAGCAGGGGTAACAGttgaatgttttacttttctcctaAACGCCTTCTAAAAGCAGAATGTAGCGACTCTTGATGTGGATTTCCATGTTAGCTCACCATGTCTGCCAGAGCGATGTAGAGGAACATTCCTCCAGCCAGAGCGAAGATCCAGTTCGGAGAGAAACTGTTGCCGGCCAGGATCCCAAAGCCCATGCCCAGGTAGCAGCAGCAGGCCGACAGGAAGTTAAAGAACAGCGCCTGCTGGATGCTCATGCCGGCATTCAGGAGGATCACAAAGTCTCCTGCAGAGAAAGGAACAACCATCATCAGCTGCGTTCCCACTAACCATAAAGTGgagcaaattgaaattataaaaacGGCGACAACAGATGGCAAAGCTTCACAGCTAGGAAGCAACTTTTAGTTTTCCAGGCTCACCGAGTTCGTGTGGGAACTCCTCACAAAGAATGGCCACGGAGGTGCTGATGCCCTGGAAGACGGAGGCGGTGAAGGAGGCGCCGATGGCCAAGCCGTCGATGAAGTTGTGCAGGCCGTCGCTCAGCGTGATCATCCAGGCCAGCGTGCCGATGTCAGAGTAGGTCGTTCCCTTCAGCCAGTAGCAGCCGCCGCCTCGGCTGCCCGACCGCGCCGCGCTGTCCGGACTCTCAGACTCCTGGAGAGACGGGAGCAGAGCTGGGTAACCAAACCGATTCATTTAACGATTCATCCAGCAGGCGACAAAAGCAGCTCCTAAAGCTCTGAAGGCGTCAGGTGAGGTCAGAGTTACTgatttagtaataataataaagagaaaatggcCTCCCAACACTAAAACTTGTCTGAAGTCACTTTAGTGTTTCTCAAAGTGGGAGCCTcagaaagatgaagaaaaaatagagaagtattttttaatcttttatttttcaccataacttttgttttctgctactcagttttttctttttttctagaaaatataaattaaaataatttaacttcttTTCTGGTTGGCAGATAGTCAAATTCATCGAGTTGCTTTGCTCCTCAAGCAAGAGATCAATAAGTTTCTGACCAGACAGACCAAAGAAAGCAACTTGTTTAAAAATTGGACTGAGACCTAAAAAAGTCTGTCTGTGAAACCCTCTAATGTGGCTGGATTAACACAAATTGCTCCACAATGAGGTAAGCTTCATCGCTAGCTATTTGCAGCAAAGCTAGAATAAATCTGTCCTGTGTTACCTTTGCAGGAGGATTCAAACAGTTTGTAGTAAAGTAAAACAATCTGTCTTGTTTTATGTCCGATCTCCCACCTGTGGCGCTTGTCCAGGGCTGAGCATGAGCTCTCCCTCCCCGGCCTCGTCCACTTTCCCCTGCGCCAGGCTGCCGGCCTCTCcgttctgctgcagcttctcgCCCTCCTCGGCGTCCCTGTCCGGGGCCGAGTAGCGATCTGTGCCGCTATAGTGACTGTGGCCGTGGCTCTGGGGTCGaggaggcaaaaacaaaacatggtcaACGATTAACGAtgtcaaaaacagcaaaaactgaTGAACAGCAACATTTAATAAACCCTCCATGTTTATGATaaagaacagagagagaaatcttCACCGATAAGTTGTACTCAACTAAGAGTCGCACCACTTCAACATGTTTGTACTCATGTAGAAGTAAAAAGTACCcatctaagaaataaaaatatttattatattgtgaTAGACACATTACCTATACCAATAaataatacatctgatagaatattcaatgtTCAAAATACAGAATATTCTCTGAACTCCGATCCAGAGTGAGTTGCTGGAAtcaactcactctttggttacctagcaacaacctgctgggcAACAAACAGTTTCAAGTTCCCTCCaactctggttacctagcaacaaccagTTGAGTAACTTTGCCACTttttgcctcataactgcttaaaaataaaaataatttaaaaaatgacagtttgagagaaaactgtggataaaaagGGAGGTCACGTCACCAGAgagacttaaaacaaaaatactaacCAATAATTATCTatttcaatatatataaaatgtttatatgctcaagaaagagtaaaaagtacagcacaAAAATACTcgaaaaagtaaattttttccgaaaagttactcaagtaaatgtaactagttactacccaactttACATAATCCCTCTAGGTTAAGAGTGTCCAAACCTTTTACTTAATGAGCCAAAACTGTCAACTTAGTAATggagggacaaaaaaaagattgctttttaataatttttatttaaaaacaaaaattgcacAACAAAGCAATACAGTAAAGAAGTCTGGTTTCCATAGAAAAGGTATTTCTAAGTTATTATAAAAAACAATCACTATCTTAATGTCGACTGTttttctacactgcaaaaacacaaaatcttagtattttttgtcttgtttctagcACAAAAATCTTAgtatactttaaataaaacaaaaataacttacaagtaatttttcagcaagatataggagcttgttttaagtacggtaaataattccttaatattgatgaaaaatttaaatactaGTTCTAGTAGCAGATTATTTAGCTAATAATGTAAATggaggggctgcacagtggtgcagttggtagaactgttgccttgcagcaagtaggtcttgggttcgattcccacggtctttctgcatggagtttctccctgtgcatggtgggttctctccaggttctccggcttcctcccacagtccaaaaacaggactgtcaggttaattggtctttctaaaattctccctaggtgtgagtgtgtgtgtgaatggttgtgtgtcctgtatgtctctgtgttgccctgcgacagactggcgacctgtcagggtgaaccccgcctctcgcctggaacgtagctggagaggaaccagcaaccctcctgaccccattagggacaaagggtgtatagaaaatggatggatgtaactGGAAGCAACCACTAGATGGCGCAGCTGATTCAAAATCaactcctttcttttcttctcactacattttgtgaatgaaataaaattgaatttattaCCTTAGTCTCACAGTTTTAATGAGTTTAGTTTTAATGAGCCACAAACctgtaataaattattttgttttgggttaaaaatatatataatgtgGAGAAGAATCATGAAACAAGCCACCATTGTCAAGAGCACTactaaatatttacaagaaaagcTTGTTTACTggaaacagaaggaagaaacTGAGTTACATTTTATTGCTCTACATTATGAGGAGGATTTTTACAATGATTCACCATCTTGGACTTTGACTGACGTGGAAAAACGGAGCGACGCCCCGTTTAAACAAAGTCAATGCAAACAGCCTGTAGAGATTCTGAACATACTTTTTCATCACATCAGTTTTTAGAGCAAACATCCCATCCTACAAGTCAAACCTGATCAGCACATCAGCAGAACAAGTTCAGGGTATTGACTCTGTGGCATGTGAGCAGGAAATGCCAGTTGGAGCAAAGGTTTTGTCTATTAGATAGATATACCTCAGCTATGAAAATGTATATAATAAAACTACAGAGCCTTACAAACTGATTCTTATACCCTGATCTTTATTAACAATTTGTCTTGTTATAATCAAAATcttaagtgtattttattgggattttatgtgacaaagcaacaaaaactttGAAGTTGGATTATGTAGCGAGACTGAagcattgtttaaaaatgtttaatcaaaataattgCAAGATCTGTAATAacgtaaatatatttattgtttttattcaaccatcagattggtgcaaagttcagctttccagtgtttcagttcctgatcattcatggagcttctttagaaatgtggactgtaGACGCTGACATTAGCGTTATGTAGAGCATTGAGAagctattttaggcttgaatagcttccctaataggctaactccttttagcacaacttgaacttagtaatagtcttttccagcatctCATCAGgttgtttttcaaagcaaacattaaTGTCCAGTGGCCCGAGACAAGCAGCTTTGTTATACGCTGTTGTTTGCATTGTTGTACCAGAAGCAAGCAAATATAAAGGTTTCAGCTCGGGACTTTtgtaggtaaaaaaaacaactaaaaaattCACAATTCATTGActaaaatctatgtaattaagTAAAATTGACAGAAGTTAGAAGTCAAAGTATTAAAAGTAGCTTGAAGttgacaaatgtaaaaatgtcaaatcaagAATATTTGGGGACATGACAGGCTACAAACCTGGCTCAGTTTTTACCGGTTCTGTTGGGAAGAATGACTGAATATTCAACTAAAACTGAGAGGTTAGTTGAAGGTTCGTGTAAGAAGTCAACTCTTACATTGTCACCGATACCTGATCTAGATTTTTGTCAACATTGTACTTGTGTGTGGGatttaacaaatagaaacaatttATCTCTTCCTAATTTTACTAAAAGAGAAAGATTTAGTCAGACTTAATctcaaacagcaaaaacaaagagtaTGTTCACTTCTGGACcagttttgtcacatttgaacCATCTTAGGTTGCAGTATCCAGATGTTGAACAGAACAAAAGCAGTATTAATATATACTCACCGCTTGCTTTTGCTTAAGGAGAACCTTGAGAACTTTTTCTGTGAAGAAGAAGAGGTAGAAGCCTCCGAAAACCACGGCCGATTTGGATACGTAGAAGTCCACCAACGGGTCGAAACCAAAGGCCTAACGGACACAGAGAACAATCTGTGAGTTTGAGGAGATTTTCAGGAGTGTATTCTGTAAACAGGAGTCAATGgtgctgtgtgttttctttagGTTTATTCAGTTATTGTGTTTCTGGTAAACCTTAGTGTGTTGAGGTTGTGTCTAAGTGAAAACTAGTTTATTTAATatcataaaattaatttttaatctcTTAACAAGTTGTTTTATTGGGCAGAAGTCCAATAAGAATCCGTCATTTCAAGATGGATTCGAAGCTCAGAGAGTTATTTAACTGGCgccctttgagcttttttcagATAATTCAAGGTACATGAATTCAAGGAGTTGCACAACTGCTTATTATGTTGGTCGTCTGTAcagttgagaaaatgtttgacagtaTTTGAGACTTAATCCCGCCCACTCACGTACTCTAATGCTGTAAGCTATCATAGAAATTACAGTTAAACCCATAATTATTCACAGGCAGATATAGGTTTAAATtaagcttttaattttactaACTGGAGGTGATTTTCA
This region includes:
- the slc39a14 gene encoding metal cation symporter ZIP14 isoform X2 — its product is MPIWSPHGRVTMTITSLRFQPVLLLAVAMLLCSVGQVTCQEQSDTQSPAQVLQDLLARYGDNSTITVPQLRSLLALLSQSQSESSNNGGDEPKTTTTVTPPKTNSSKCLPADTLAIYSISEQSRLDGPGLQELCPTMLQQLDAGTCKTKKGEELNTDPAPRPSDAEVWGFSFLSVTVINVCSLTGVAIVPLMKTNCMKHALSFLIALAIGTLFSTAVLQLIPEAFGFDPLVDFYVSKSAVVFGGFYLFFFTEKVLKVLLKQKQASHGHSHYSGTDRYSAPDRDAEEGEKLQQNGEAGSLAQGKVDEAGEGELMLSPGQAPQESESPDSAARSGSRGGGCYWLKGTTYSDIGTLAWMITLSDGLHNFIDGLAIGASFTASVFQGISTSVAILCEEFPHELGDFVILLNAGMSIQQALFFNFLSACCCYLGMGFGILAGNSFSPNWIFALAGGMFLYIALADMFPEMNEVSREEEDAGGSRFLITFGIQNAGLLTGFAIMLLLTTYSGQIQLG
- the slc39a14 gene encoding metal cation symporter ZIP14 isoform X1 — encoded protein: MPIWSPHGRVTMTITSLRFQPVLLLAVAMLLCSVGQVTCQEQSDTQSPAQVLQDLLARYGDNSTITVPQLRSLLALLSQSQSESSNNGGDEPKTTTTVTPPKTNSSKCLPADTLAIYSISEQSRLDGPGLQELCPTMLQQLDAGTCKTKKGEELNTDPAPRPSDAEVWGYGLLCVTLISLCSLIGASVVPFMKKTFYKRLLLYFIALAIGTLYSNALFQLIPEAFGFDPLVDFYVSKSAVVFGGFYLFFFTEKVLKVLLKQKQASHGHSHYSGTDRYSAPDRDAEEGEKLQQNGEAGSLAQGKVDEAGEGELMLSPGQAPQESESPDSAARSGSRGGGCYWLKGTTYSDIGTLAWMITLSDGLHNFIDGLAIGASFTASVFQGISTSVAILCEEFPHELGDFVILLNAGMSIQQALFFNFLSACCCYLGMGFGILAGNSFSPNWIFALAGGMFLYIALADMFPEMNEVSREEEDAGGSRFLITFGIQNAGLLTGFAIMLLLTTYSGQIQLG